A genomic region of Cotesia glomerata isolate CgM1 linkage group LG9, MPM_Cglom_v2.3, whole genome shotgun sequence contains the following coding sequences:
- the LOC123271277 gene encoding putative ankyrin repeat protein RF_0381 produces MMRHRLEFRPMGVCRHQRSVADEKYRETRDKVKLGIEDVNTRVPLQTDLSSRPTILQCAIDNNDEEFIDFLLSKEGIQINLSTRCYGTALHHAIEKGKHNIVRKLVNAGADVNAVCMSRYDFMNPLQLAIRKHQIKISEFLVSRGADPLTLLRSTSSISPLRMAVREGKEEIVKFLIKHGADINEKSTHFESLLIDAVRHRNNKIVKYLLDSDVDPNFPSNGGCNVTPLHIAIDTNNVDAVKLLLNHDNIDINRVTSNGNSVLDYAIFTDDITIVKSLLHAGIDFNKVAASYFDDSRSFCDVIPLIRRHTVKLSAANLYVMNKMLNDIIDRNQYAKNYRQKCYAEVDSMRKTKIANTNISFYDVLQKSIHAIAHFLSCINIKDDDPIYDEYELKEKFPLYSGMIYFKLNKAKQRHHLLENVDDLIFETLSRDLPYTIVRNISCFFSNRELKQLNEKIADLKK; encoded by the exons ATGAtg AGACATAGATTGGAATTTAGACCGATGGGAGTGTGTCGTCATCAACGGTCAGTAGCTGATGAAAAATATAGAGAGACACGTGATAAAGTAAAACTCGGAATCGAAGATGTAAATACAAGAGTACCGTTGCAAACGGATCTTTCTTCCAGGCCTACAATATTGCAATGTGCTATCGATAATAATGACGAAGAGTTTATTGATTTTCTTTTGAGTAAAGAAGGCATTCAAATAAACCTTAGTACCAGATGTTATGGCACTGCTCTTCATCATGCTATTGAAAAGGGCAAGCACAATATAGTCCGTAAATTAGTTAATGCTGGTGCGGACGTAAATGCAGTATGTATGAGCCGTTACGATTTTATGAATCCTTTGCAGTTGGCTATCAGAAAACACCAGATAAAAATATCTGAATTTCTTGTAAGTCGGGGTGCTGATCCTCTCACTTTACTGAGATCCACAAGTAGCATATCACCCTTGCGTATGGCTGTGAGAGAAGGTAAGGAAGAAATAgttaaattcttaattaaacaTGGTGctgatattaatgaaaaaagtaCACATTTTGAATCATTACTTATCGATGCTGTACGtcatagaaataataaaattgtcaaGTATCTTTTGGACTCGGATGTTGATCCTAATTTTCCGAGTAACGGTGGCTGCAATGTAACACCTCTGCATATTGCGATTGACACGAATAATGTCGATGCTGttaaattgttgttaaatcatgataatattgatattaatcgAGTAACATCTAATGGGAATTCCGTACTTGATTATGCTATATTTACTGATGATATAACCATTGTTAAAAGCTTACTTCATGCTGGTATCGATTTTAATAAAGTAGCAGCTAGTTATTTTGATGATTCACGTAGTTTTTGTGACGTTATCCCATTGATAAGACGACATACTGTTAAATTGAGTGCTGCTAATTTGTATGTTATGAACAAAATGTTGAATGACATAATTGATCGTAATCAATATGCTAAAAATTATCGTCAAAAGTGTTATGCAGAAGTTGACTCCATGAGGAAAACTAAAATTGCTAATACCAATATCAGTTTTTATGATGTTTTGCAAAAAAGTATCCATGCTATTGCTCATTTTTTGAGCTGCATTAATATCAAAGATGACGACCCTATTTATGATGAGTAtgaattgaaagaaaaatttccattatACAGCggtatgatttattttaaattaaacaaagcGAAGCAGCGacatcatttattagaaaatgttgatgatttaatttttgaaactcTGTCACGTGATCTTCCTTATACTATTGTGAGAAATATTTCATGTTTTTTCAGTAATAGAGAATTGAAACAATTGAATGAAAAGATagctgatttaaaaaaataa